The following coding sequences lie in one Musa acuminata AAA Group cultivar baxijiao chromosome BXJ3-1, Cavendish_Baxijiao_AAA, whole genome shotgun sequence genomic window:
- the LOC135628580 gene encoding probable WRKY transcription factor 38: MLDLRCRQPLVELKRPEKKQLMENKIIDSVIQEMEQAFDRTAKLQSLVELVDCSDTEKESALVILEEILQSCSATRSMLNSGGAIAVPQRNSAAIELASRDLAALQVPPRRDPRSYEREEITATPYNDGYQWRKYGEKNIKGCTFKRNYYRCTYSHDQRCNAKKQVQQQDSGAPSLFLVVYKGEHTCTPSWSSTAEDAQLMVQDFPTSAYGAVMQVQDCDEQRSAHGTAVTPPVEPCLLRFDSWDHSKRLPSHMNSMRRSVVEGTTMGISSSKVESEADSMEPPQPSLSDICGIYFDTVLDEVSSSCSVGLDMDFLDFRF, encoded by the exons ATGCTCGATCTGAGATGCAGGCAACCTTTGGTGGAGTTGAAGAGACCGGAGAAGAAACAGCTCATGGAGAATAAGATCATTGACTCTGTGATCCAAGAGATGGAACAAGCGTTCGATCGCACAGCCAAGCTTCAGTCCCTCGTCGAGCTCGTCGACTGCAGTGATACGGAGAAGGAGTCGGCCCTGGTCATCTTAGAGGAGATACTGCAGTCCTGCAGCGCTACCCGCTCCATGTTAAACTCCGGTGGGGCTATTGCGGTACCACAGAGAAACAGCGCGGCGATTGAGCTTGCAAGTCGAGATCTGGCTGCGCTTCAAGTTCCACCGCGAAGAGATCCGAGAAG CTACGAACGAGAAGAAATAACAGCTACACCTTATAATGATGGTTACCAATGGAGAAAATACGGGGAAAAGAATATAAAAGGCTGCACCTTCAAAAG GAACTACTACCGGTGCACCTACAGCCATGATCAAAGATGCAACGCAAAGAAGCAGGTGCAACAACAAGACTCTGGCGCCCCATCTTTGTTCCTTGTCGTCTACAAGGGAGAACACACATGCACACCATCGTGGTCTTCTACGGCTGAGGATGCTCAGCTTATGGTGCAGGACTTCCCAACATCAGCTTATGGTGCAGTCATGCAGGTGCAGGACTGCGATGAGCAGCGCTCTGCTCACGGTACAGCAGTAACTCCTCCGGTCGAGCCGTGTCTGCTTCGCTTTGATTCCTGGGATCACAGCAAGCGCCTCCCCTCGCACATGAATAGTATGAGAAGAAGCGTCGTCGAAGGAACCACTATGGGCATTTCATCGAGCAAGGTGGAGTCAGAGGCTGATTCCATGGAACCACCACAACCAAGCTTGTCAGATATTTGTGGCATCTACTTTGATACCGTTCTGGATGAAGTCTCCTCGTCATGCTCGGTGGGATTGGACATGGACTTCTTGGACTTTAGGTTCTGA
- the LOC103973304 gene encoding probable WRKY transcription factor 70: protein MENSLIIDSVIQEMEHAFDLTKKLQSLIELGSCSDRLKEPVRVLKDDLQQIVRSRKKDVKPQKKRMASLDVPIRVDRRSLSARREITATPFDHDHQWRKYGEKKITGCIFSRSYYRCTYSEDQGCTAKMQVQRQTPSLFLVTHTGRHRCKTSSSRTDDDDTVKPSASHITVEPFLLRSDSGDQYKMEENKSYVRKDMVQTWSGKLESADPTFHESMESSSAIGGIDSLSSVALDMDFSVFDFDDIEY from the exons ATGGAAAATTCGCTCATCATCGACTCGGTGATCCAAGAGATGGAGCACGCGTTCGATCTCACTAAAAAGCTTCAGTCCCTCATCGAGCTTGGCAGCTGCAGTGATAGGCTGAAAGAACCCGTGAGGGTCCTCAAGGATGATCTACAGCAGATAGTGAGGTCTCGGAAGAAGGATGTCAAACCACAGAAGAAACGCATGGCTTCGCTTGATGTCCCGATCCGAGTCGATCGAAGAAGCCT CTCTGCTCGAAGAGAAATCACAGCAACACCTTTTGATCATGATCACCAGTGGAGAAAGTACGGGGAAAAGAAGATCACTGGCTGCATCTTTAGCAG GAGCTACTACAGGTGCACTTACAGCGAGGATCAAGGATGCACAGCGAAAATGCAAGTGCAACGACAGACCCCATCGTTGTTTCTCGTCACTCACACAGGACGACACAGGTGCAAAACTTCCTCCTCGAGAACTGATGACGATGACACAGTCAAGCCTTCGGCCTCTCATATCACAGTCGAGCCATTCCTGCTGCGTTCTGATTCAGGAGATCAGTATAAGATGGAAGAGAATAAGAGTTATGTGAGGAAAGATATGGTTCAGACTTGGTCGGGGAAGCTGGAATCAGCAGATCCCACATTCCATGAATCTATGGAGAGCTCCTCGGCGATCGGCGGCATCGATTCATTGAGCTCAGTTGCGTTGGACATGGATTTCTCAGTATTCGATTTTGATGACATAGAGTACTAG